From a single Fusarium fujikuroi IMI 58289 draft genome, chromosome FFUJ_chr03 genomic region:
- a CDS encoding probable pyrroline-5-carboxylate reductase: MALTPYGSNGSTDLTMAVLGCGTMGVAILSGILNSLAEMQGPKPLQSLPRSGASTPGDEVPERLPSRFVASVATAAGAKRVKGALWEHSSILKVVHNDNIGAVQQAEVVLLTCKPWMVKEILSEPGISKALHGKLLISVCAGITVEDIEIALHGAVPSKDPEEDGRCRIVRAMCNTAAVIRESMTVIASPSSPLDHATESLVTWIFRRIGDVVYLPTRHMDASTALCASGPAFFALVLEAAIDGAVAMGIPRADAQRMATQSMRGTAGLVQSGEHPALLREKVCTSGGCTIGGVLVLEEGRVRGSVSRAVREAAVVAGQIGKGVDGVNGTRFPGARYE; the protein is encoded by the exons ATGGCTCTCACGCCCTATGGCTCAAACGGCAGTACGGACCTCACAATGGCTGTTCTTGGTTGTG GAACTATGGGAGTTGCTATTCTCAGTGGTATCTTAAACTCACTGGCTGAGATGCAAGGACCTAAGCCCCTCCAGTCCCTTCCCAGATCAGGAGCCTCAACTCCTGGCGATGAGGTGCCTGAACGACTACCCTCACGCTTCGTTGCCAGCGTTGCTACTGCTGCGGGCGCCAAGCGTGTCAAGGGCGCTCTTTGGGAGCATTCCTCCATTCTCAAGGTTGTCCATAACGACAACATTGGTGCCGTTCAGCAGGCTGAGGTTGTTCTGCTAACTTGCAAGCCATGGATGGTTAAAGAGATCCTTAGCGAGCCTGGCATTTCAAAAGCCCTGCACGGCAAACTTCTCATCAGCGTTTGTGCTGGTATCACAGTGGAGGACATTGAAATCGCTCTCCACGGTGCTGTCCCCTCCAAGGATCCAGAGGAGGATGGTCGATGCCGCATTGTCCGGGCCATGTGCAACACAGCTGCCGTGATCCGTGAGTCGATGACCGTTATCGCTTCTCCTAGTTCTCCCCTCGACCATGCCACCGAGAGCCTCGTTACCTGGATCTTCAGGCGcattggtgatgttgtctaCCTTCCTACACGACATATGGATGCCTCGACAGCTCTGTGTGCTTCAGGTCCCGCTTTCTTCGCTCTGGTGCTGGAAGCTGCCATCGATGGCGCTGTTGCTATGGGCATTCCCCGTGCCGATGCTCAGCGCATGGCTACTCAGTCTATGAGGGGCACTGCTGGCCTTGTCCAAAGTGGCGAGCATCCTGCTCTTCTCCGGGAGAAGGTTTGCACATCCGGTGGCTGCACTATCGGTGGCGTCTTGGTTCTTGAGGAGGGTAGAGTCCGTGGCTCCGTCTCGAGAGCTGTACGTGAGGCCGCTGTTGTGGCCGGT